In Streptomyces durocortorensis, a genomic segment contains:
- a CDS encoding ribonuclease D: MTDAQETAADTSLRTTGGAPPDDVAPAPIPLLEPREGIPPVVTSDDALAQVIAAFAAGTGPVAVDAERASGYRYGQRAYLVQLRREGAGSALVDPVGCPDLSGLGSALSDTEWILHAATQDLPCLRDIGMTPTSLFDTELAGRLAGFPRVGLGAMVENVLGYALEKGHSAVDWSTRPLPEPWLRYAALDVELLIDLRDALEKELERQGKLEWAREEFDAIASAPPAPPRKDPWRRTSGMHKVRRRRQMAVVRELWTTRDQVAQRRDVSPGKVLGDAAIVEAALALPVNVQALTALPGFGHRMGRRQLEQWQAAVDRARALPESELPQPGQQPAGPPPPRSWADKDPAAAARLSAARTAVSELAERLRMPQENLITPDTVRRVCWEPPANPTPSAVEDTLAGYGARNWQIQQVAPLLLRALDAGA; encoded by the coding sequence GTGACCGACGCCCAAGAGACCGCAGCAGACACTTCACTGCGAACCACCGGGGGCGCTCCCCCGGACGACGTCGCCCCGGCGCCGATCCCCTTGCTCGAACCGCGCGAGGGCATTCCCCCGGTGGTGACGTCCGACGACGCCCTCGCCCAGGTGATCGCCGCCTTCGCCGCGGGCACCGGCCCGGTGGCCGTCGACGCCGAACGCGCTTCGGGGTACCGCTACGGCCAGCGCGCCTATCTCGTACAGCTGCGCCGCGAGGGCGCGGGCAGCGCACTGGTCGACCCGGTCGGCTGCCCCGACCTCTCGGGCCTCGGTTCCGCACTGAGCGACACCGAGTGGATCCTGCACGCGGCCACCCAGGACCTGCCGTGCCTGCGGGACATAGGCATGACCCCCACCTCGCTGTTCGACACCGAGCTTGCCGGACGGCTCGCGGGCTTCCCGCGCGTCGGCCTCGGGGCGATGGTGGAGAACGTCCTCGGTTACGCCCTGGAGAAGGGCCACTCCGCGGTCGACTGGTCCACCCGCCCGCTGCCCGAGCCCTGGCTGCGCTACGCCGCGCTCGACGTGGAGCTCCTGATCGACCTGCGCGACGCGCTGGAGAAGGAGCTGGAGCGACAGGGCAAGCTGGAGTGGGCCCGGGAGGAGTTCGACGCCATCGCATCCGCGCCGCCGGCCCCGCCCCGCAAGGACCCCTGGCGCCGGACCTCGGGCATGCACAAGGTGCGCCGCCGCCGCCAGATGGCGGTCGTCCGCGAGCTGTGGACCACCCGTGACCAGGTCGCCCAGCGCCGCGACGTCTCGCCGGGCAAGGTCCTCGGCGACGCGGCGATCGTCGAGGCCGCGCTCGCGCTGCCGGTCAATGTGCAGGCCCTGACCGCGCTGCCGGGATTCGGCCACCGCATGGGCCGCCGCCAGCTGGAGCAGTGGCAGGCCGCCGTGGACCGGGCCAGGGCGCTGCCGGAGTCGGAGCTCCCGCAGCCCGGCCAGCAGCCCGCGGGGCCGCCGCCCCCGCGCTCCTGGGCCGACAAGGACCCGGCCGCCGCCGCCCGGCTCTCGGCCGCCCGCACCGCCGTCTCGGAGCTGGCCGAGCGCCTCCGCATGCCCCAGGAGAACCTGATCACCCCGGACACCGTGCGCCGGGTCTGCTGGGAGCCCCCGGCGAACCCCACCCCGAGCGCCGTCGAGGACACCCTCGCCGGATACGGGGCACGGAACTGGCAGATCCAGCAGGTCGCACCCCTGCTGCTCCGGGCTCTGGACGCCGGCGCCTGA
- a CDS encoding thiolase family protein: MPRTIRDVVFVDGVRTPFGKAGPKGIYHETRADDLVVKAIRELLRRNPDLDPKKIDEVAIAATTQIGDQGLTLGRTAGILAGLPQSVPGYSIDRMCAGALTAVTSTAGSIAFGAYDVVVAGGVEHMGRHPMGEGVDPNPRFVSEKLVDESALFMGMTAENLHDRYPTITKERADAYAVRSQEKAAKAYANGKIQQDLVPVSVRRTNAEAGETGWGLVTADEPMRPGTTMESLAGLKTPFRAHGRVTAGNAAGLNDGATASLLAAEDVAVELGLPVKMRLVSYAFAGVEPEVMGYGPIPATEKALAQAGLTIDDIGLFEINEAFAVQVLAFLEHYGIADDDARVNQYGGAIAYGHPLASSGVRLMTQLARQFEEQPEVRYGLTTMCVGFGMGATVVWENPHFNADGGNK, translated from the coding sequence GTGCCTCGTACCATCCGGGACGTCGTCTTCGTCGACGGCGTCCGCACCCCGTTCGGCAAAGCGGGCCCCAAGGGCATCTACCACGAGACCCGCGCCGACGACCTCGTCGTGAAGGCCATCCGGGAGCTGCTGCGCCGCAACCCGGACCTGGACCCCAAGAAGATCGACGAGGTCGCCATCGCCGCGACCACGCAGATCGGCGACCAGGGCCTCACGCTGGGCCGTACCGCCGGAATTCTGGCCGGTCTGCCGCAGTCCGTCCCGGGCTACTCGATCGACCGCATGTGCGCGGGCGCGCTGACCGCCGTCACCTCGACGGCCGGTTCCATCGCCTTCGGCGCGTACGACGTCGTCGTGGCCGGTGGCGTCGAGCACATGGGCCGCCACCCGATGGGCGAGGGCGTAGACCCGAACCCGCGCTTCGTGTCGGAGAAGCTGGTCGACGAGTCCGCCCTGTTCATGGGCATGACGGCGGAGAACCTGCACGACCGCTACCCCACGATCACCAAGGAGCGCGCCGACGCCTACGCGGTGCGCTCGCAGGAGAAGGCCGCCAAGGCGTACGCCAACGGCAAGATCCAGCAGGACCTGGTGCCCGTGTCGGTGCGCCGCACCAACGCCGAGGCGGGCGAGACGGGCTGGGGCCTGGTCACCGCCGACGAGCCGATGCGCCCGGGCACCACGATGGAGTCCCTCGCGGGCCTGAAGACCCCCTTCCGCGCCCACGGTCGCGTGACGGCCGGTAACGCCGCGGGGCTCAACGACGGCGCCACCGCCTCGCTGCTCGCCGCCGAGGACGTCGCAGTCGAGCTGGGCCTCCCGGTCAAGATGCGCCTGGTCTCCTACGCCTTCGCGGGCGTCGAGCCGGAGGTCATGGGCTACGGTCCGATCCCGGCCACGGAGAAGGCGCTGGCCCAGGCGGGCCTGACCATCGACGACATCGGTCTCTTCGAGATCAACGAGGCCTTCGCCGTGCAGGTGCTCGCCTTCCTGGAGCACTACGGCATCGCCGACGACGACGCCCGCGTCAACCAGTACGGCGGTGCCATCGCGTACGGCCACCCGCTGGCCTCCTCCGGTGTCCGGCTCATGACGCAGCTGGCCCGGCAGTTCGAGGAGCAGCCCGAGGTCCGCTACGGCCTGACGACGATGTGCGTCGGCTTCGGCATGGGCGCCACGGTCGTCTGGGAGAACCCGCACTTCAACGCTGACGGAGGCAACAAGTGA
- the hemG gene encoding protoporphyrinogen oxidase, translating to MQRSQRSDQRADTTAGHVVVIGGGIAGLAAAHRLVTTGLRVTLLEATDRLGGKLMTGRIAGVQVDLGAESMLARRPEAVALAEAVGLADRLQPPATAAASLWTRDALRPMPRGHVMGVPADPAALGDVLSPEGLARIAEERDLTPTPVGDDVAVGAYVADRLGREVVDRLVEPLLGGVYAGDAYRISMRAAVPQLFEAVQEGGPLLGAVRRVQERAAALQRSGAVFQGIEGGIGTLPGAVGDAVRAGGGEILTQTPVLGLTRREEGWAVRTDTRVIPADGIVLATPAWSAGTLLAAESPAAAAELSGVEYASMALVTLAFRRADVEAYEALRGRSGFLVPPVDGRTIKASTFSSNKWQWVADAAPDLFVLRTSVGRYGEEDHIHRDDEELVALSLRDLAEATGLTARPVDTEVTRWIGGLPQYPVGHLARVARIRDEVAVLPALRVCGAVYDGVGIPACIASAQRAADEITREIIATPTLVRGTGSEAGQ from the coding sequence ATGCAGCGTTCTCAGCGTTCCGATCAGCGGGCGGACACCACCGCGGGCCACGTCGTCGTCATCGGCGGCGGCATCGCCGGCCTGGCCGCCGCCCACCGCCTGGTCACCACCGGTCTGCGCGTCACCCTCCTGGAGGCGACGGACCGGCTCGGCGGCAAGCTCATGACCGGCCGGATCGCGGGCGTCCAGGTCGACCTGGGGGCCGAGTCGATGCTCGCCCGCCGCCCCGAAGCGGTCGCCCTGGCCGAGGCGGTGGGCCTCGCCGACCGCCTCCAGCCGCCCGCCACCGCCGCCGCGTCCCTCTGGACGCGCGACGCGCTGCGCCCGATGCCCAGGGGTCACGTCATGGGCGTCCCCGCCGACCCGGCCGCCCTCGGCGACGTGCTCTCGCCCGAAGGGCTCGCCCGGATCGCCGAGGAGCGCGACCTCACCCCGACCCCCGTCGGCGACGACGTCGCGGTCGGCGCGTACGTCGCCGACCGGCTCGGCCGCGAGGTCGTCGACCGGCTGGTGGAACCCCTCCTCGGCGGGGTCTACGCGGGTGACGCCTACCGGATCTCGATGCGCGCCGCCGTACCCCAGCTCTTCGAGGCGGTGCAGGAGGGCGGCCCGCTGCTGGGGGCCGTACGCCGTGTCCAGGAGCGGGCCGCCGCCCTCCAGCGGAGCGGAGCGGTCTTCCAGGGCATCGAGGGCGGCATCGGCACTCTGCCGGGCGCCGTCGGCGACGCCGTACGGGCCGGGGGCGGCGAGATCCTCACCCAGACCCCCGTCCTCGGCCTCACCCGCAGGGAAGAGGGCTGGGCCGTCCGCACCGACACCCGGGTGATCCCCGCCGACGGCATCGTCCTGGCCACCCCCGCCTGGTCCGCCGGGACCCTGCTGGCCGCCGAGTCCCCGGCTGCCGCCGCCGAGCTGTCCGGTGTCGAGTACGCCTCGATGGCCCTGGTCACCCTGGCCTTCCGGCGCGCCGACGTCGAGGCCTACGAGGCCCTGCGCGGCCGCTCCGGCTTTCTGGTGCCGCCGGTCGACGGCCGCACCATCAAGGCGTCCACCTTCTCCAGCAACAAGTGGCAGTGGGTCGCCGACGCCGCCCCGGACCTCTTCGTGCTCCGCACCTCCGTCGGCCGCTACGGCGAGGAGGACCACATCCACCGCGACGACGAAGAACTCGTCGCCCTCTCCCTGCGCGACCTCGCCGAGGCCACCGGGCTCACCGCCCGGCCCGTCGACACCGAGGTCACCCGCTGGATCGGCGGCCTGCCGCAGTATCCGGTCGGCCACCTCGCCCGGGTCGCCCGCATCCGCGACGAGGTCGCGGTCCTCCCCGCACTGCGCGTCTGCGGCGCCGTCTACGACGGGGTCGGCATCCCTGCCTGCATCGCGAGCGCCCAGCGCGCGGCCGACGAGATCACGAGAGAGATCATCGCCACGCCGACCCTGGTTCGGGGCACGGGGAGCGAGGCGGGACAATAG
- the hemE gene encoding uroporphyrinogen decarboxylase → MSANDSPSGQQTTTSASHDAGRAATHDSAFLKACRREPVPHTPVWFMRQAGRSLPEYLKVREGIAMLDSCMMPELVTEITLQPVRRHKVDAAIYFSDIVVPLKAIGIDLDIKPGVGPVIAEPIRTRADLARLRDLTPEDVPYVTEAIGMLTAELGATPLIGFAGAPFTLASYLVEGGPSRSHERTKAMMYGDPQLWADLVDRLAEITGAFLKVQIEAGASAVQLFDSWVGALAPADYRRSVLPASAKVFDAVASYGVPRIHFGVGTGELLGLMGEAGADVVGVDWRVPLDEAARRVGPGKALQGNLDPAVLFAPTPAVEAKTREVLDRAAGLEGHIFNLGHGVMPSMDPDALTRLVQYVHEQTAR, encoded by the coding sequence GTGAGTGCCAACGACAGCCCTTCGGGCCAGCAGACGACGACCTCCGCCAGCCACGACGCGGGCCGCGCGGCCACCCACGACTCCGCGTTCCTCAAGGCCTGCCGACGCGAACCCGTGCCCCACACGCCGGTCTGGTTCATGCGCCAGGCGGGGCGCTCGCTGCCCGAGTACCTGAAGGTCCGCGAGGGCATCGCGATGCTCGACTCCTGCATGATGCCGGAGCTGGTCACCGAGATCACGCTCCAGCCCGTACGCCGCCACAAGGTCGACGCCGCGATCTACTTCAGCGACATCGTCGTGCCGCTGAAGGCCATCGGCATCGACCTCGACATCAAGCCCGGAGTCGGCCCCGTCATCGCCGAGCCGATCCGCACCCGCGCCGACCTCGCCCGGCTGCGCGACCTCACCCCCGAGGACGTCCCGTACGTCACCGAGGCCATCGGGATGCTCACCGCCGAACTGGGCGCCACCCCGCTCATCGGCTTCGCCGGGGCCCCCTTCACCCTCGCCAGCTACCTCGTCGAGGGCGGCCCCTCGCGCAGCCACGAGCGCACCAAGGCCATGATGTACGGCGACCCGCAGCTCTGGGCCGACCTCGTCGACCGGCTCGCCGAGATCACCGGTGCCTTCCTCAAGGTCCAGATCGAGGCGGGCGCCTCGGCCGTCCAGCTCTTCGACTCCTGGGTCGGGGCCCTGGCCCCCGCCGACTACCGCCGCTCGGTGCTCCCCGCCTCCGCGAAGGTCTTCGACGCCGTCGCCTCCTACGGCGTCCCCCGCATCCACTTCGGCGTCGGCACCGGCGAACTCCTCGGCCTGATGGGCGAGGCCGGGGCGGACGTCGTCGGCGTCGACTGGCGGGTCCCGCTGGACGAGGCCGCGCGCCGCGTCGGTCCCGGCAAGGCGCTCCAGGGCAACCTCGACCCGGCGGTGCTCTTCGCGCCCACCCCGGCGGTCGAGGCCAAGACCCGCGAGGTGCTGGACCGGGCCGCCGGGCTTGAGGGGCACATCTTCAACCTGGGCCACGGCGTCATGCCGTCCATGGACCCGGACGCGCTCACCCGGCTCGTGCAGTACGTGCACGAGCAGACCGCACGCTGA
- a CDS encoding DUF4349 domain-containing protein, translating to MTRKTDRSVARQPAAPRARRPYGRGRAALLAGVLGALLAVGGCGAGDASDSGAKTADSEYAGREKGRENLSDEQAGSGAEDGAMASEAPADGKAAGKKAPKPGAAATHVIRTATLSVEVRSVPKAVAAARSAAEGAGGLVATENTERMDDTYETSHLVLRVPQDRFQEVLRTLAGSGKLLSRTSDAKDVTDQVVDVESRIATQRASVARVRELMDKAERISDVVALEGELSSRQSDLESLLAQQASLKDRTSLATITLDLTPPDAPGDDGEKGDPGFLDALGGGWDAFVTMLRWIAVAFGAAFPFLITAALALVVWRVLRARRAARGVPAAPRPEAEGTPAP from the coding sequence ATGACGAGGAAGACCGATCGATCCGTGGCCCGGCAGCCTGCCGCGCCGCGCGCCCGGCGGCCGTACGGCCGGGGCCGGGCGGCGCTCCTGGCCGGGGTGCTCGGCGCGCTGCTCGCCGTCGGCGGCTGCGGGGCGGGCGACGCCTCGGACAGCGGCGCGAAGACGGCGGACAGCGAGTACGCGGGGCGGGAGAAGGGGAGGGAGAACCTGTCCGACGAGCAGGCGGGGTCGGGCGCCGAGGACGGGGCCATGGCGTCGGAAGCACCGGCGGACGGCAAGGCGGCCGGGAAGAAGGCCCCGAAGCCCGGGGCCGCGGCCACCCACGTGATCCGTACGGCCACGCTCTCCGTCGAGGTGAGGAGCGTGCCGAAGGCCGTCGCCGCCGCCCGCAGCGCGGCGGAGGGCGCCGGTGGCCTGGTGGCGACGGAGAACACCGAGCGGATGGACGACACGTACGAGACCTCGCATCTGGTGCTGCGGGTGCCGCAGGACCGGTTCCAGGAGGTGCTGCGCACCCTCGCCGGCTCCGGGAAGCTGCTGTCGCGCACCTCGGACGCGAAGGACGTCACCGACCAGGTGGTCGACGTGGAGAGCCGGATCGCCACGCAGCGGGCGAGCGTGGCCCGGGTGCGGGAGCTGATGGACAAGGCGGAGAGGATCAGCGATGTGGTGGCCCTGGAGGGTGAGCTGAGCAGCCGTCAGTCCGACCTGGAGTCGCTGCTCGCCCAGCAGGCGAGCCTGAAGGACCGCACCTCGCTGGCGACGATCACCCTGGACCTGACGCCGCCGGACGCCCCGGGCGACGACGGGGAGAAGGGGGACCCGGGCTTCCTGGACGCGCTGGGCGGCGGCTGGGACGCGTTCGTGACGATGCTCCGGTGGATCGCGGTGGCGTTCGGGGCCGCGTTCCCGTTCCTGATCACCGCAGCCCTGGCGCTGGTGGTCTGGCGGGTGCTGCGCGCCCGGCGGGCGGCCCGCGGGGTCCCGGCAGCGCCCCGACCGGAGGCGGAGGGCACCCCGGCGCCCTGA
- a CDS encoding DUF3000 domain-containing protein, which yields MAPAQGQFSDHSDGVDGKERAEGPSVPPAFRAAVDALRSARLRPELEVEPTRPPQRLAPHAYALEAAVVDGEDDLADGRLVLLHDPAGHDAWQGAFRLVTLVRAELEPEMAADPLLPEVCWTWLTGALDARGLSYGEAGGTVTRAGSHYFGALSARRPATQIEIRASWTPREGRGGVPDAASHLMAWGDLLCQIAGLPPSDPADAAVVTLPQRRGPQVS from the coding sequence ATGGCTCCGGCTCAGGGACAATTTTCCGATCATTCCGATGGCGTTGACGGCAAGGAGCGCGCGGAGGGGCCTTCCGTGCCGCCCGCGTTCCGCGCGGCGGTCGACGCACTGCGCTCCGCCCGGCTGCGCCCGGAGCTGGAGGTGGAGCCGACCAGGCCGCCCCAGCGCCTCGCGCCGCACGCGTATGCCCTGGAGGCGGCGGTGGTGGACGGGGAGGACGATCTCGCGGACGGCAGGCTGGTGCTGCTGCACGATCCGGCGGGGCATGACGCCTGGCAGGGGGCCTTCCGGCTGGTGACGCTGGTGCGGGCGGAGCTGGAGCCGGAGATGGCGGCGGACCCGCTGCTTCCGGAGGTGTGCTGGACCTGGCTCACGGGTGCGCTGGACGCGCGGGGGCTGTCCTACGGGGAGGCCGGCGGGACGGTGACGCGCGCCGGATCGCACTACTTCGGTGCGCTGTCCGCGCGCCGTCCGGCGACGCAGATCGAGATCCGGGCCTCGTGGACGCCCCGGGAGGGGCGCGGCGGGGTGCCGGACGCGGCGTCGCACCTGATGGCCTGGGGTGATCTGCTGTGTCAGATCGCGGGCCTGCCGCCGTCCGACCCGGCGGACGCGGCGGTGGTGACGCTGCCGCAGCGGCGCGGGCCACAGGTTTCGTAG
- a CDS encoding response regulator transcription factor, with the protein MSVLLEQPASLVAYRPNKPTAMVVVADPRVRSTVTRHLWALGVRDVIEASSIAEARPRVGNPRDICIADVHLPDGSGLTLLSETRAAGWPNGLALSAADDIGAVRNALAGGVKGYVVTGTRTNIGHPTRPGVAPIGANAARMHRRPPGSPSHPGGYRELSGREVEVLRLVAEGQSNKAIGVSMGLSALTVKSHLARIARKLGTGDRAGMVAVALRTGIIH; encoded by the coding sequence GTGTCCGTTCTCCTTGAGCAGCCCGCAAGCCTGGTCGCCTACCGCCCGAACAAGCCGACGGCCATGGTCGTCGTGGCCGACCCGCGCGTCCGTTCCACCGTCACCCGCCATCTGTGGGCCCTCGGAGTACGTGACGTCATCGAGGCGTCGTCCATCGCGGAGGCACGCCCCCGCGTCGGCAACCCGCGCGACATCTGCATTGCCGACGTCCACCTGCCCGACGGTTCCGGGCTGACCCTGCTTTCCGAGACCCGAGCCGCAGGCTGGCCGAACGGTCTCGCCCTCTCCGCCGCCGACGACATCGGCGCCGTTCGCAACGCCCTCGCGGGTGGCGTGAAGGGCTACGTCGTCACCGGCACCCGCACCAACATCGGCCACCCCACCCGCCCCGGCGTCGCCCCCATCGGCGCCAACGCGGCCCGGATGCACCGCCGGCCCCCCGGTTCCCCGAGCCACCCGGGCGGCTACCGCGAACTGTCCGGCCGCGAAGTGGAGGTGCTCCGCCTGGTCGCCGAGGGCCAGTCCAACAAGGCCATCGGCGTCTCGATGGGCCTCTCCGCCCTGACCGTCAAGTCCCACCTCGCCCGGATCGCCCGCAAGCTGGGCACCGGAGACCGCGCCGGCATGGTCGCCGTGGCCCTGCGCACGGGCATCATCCACTGA
- a CDS encoding FAD-dependent oxidoreductase — protein sequence MTAERLVVIGGDAAGMSAASQARRLKGPDALEIVAFERGHFTSYSACGIPYWVSGDVERREDLIARTPEEHRGRDIDLRMRTEVTELDVAGRRVRALDRESGTTYWTGFDKLVIATGARPVRPELPGMDAPGVHGLQTLDDGQALLDSLDALGSGTGRRAVVVGAGYIGVEMAEAMLKRGFEVTVLNRGEQPMATLDPDMGRLVHEAMDGLGITTVNGAAVTGILTGPDGRVSEVATDARTYPADVVVLGIGVEPETALAQEAGLPVGPHGGLLTDLSMRVVGHENIWAGGDCVEVLDLVAGRTRHIALGTHANKHGQVIGSNAGGGYGTFPGVVGTAVSKVCDLEIARTGLREKDARAVGLRYVTATIESTQRAGYYPGAKPMTVKMIAEHRTGRLLGVQIVGREGSAKRVDVAAVALTAGMTVEQMTALDLGYAPPFSPVWDPVLVAARKTVAAVRGAGS from the coding sequence ATGACAGCGGAGCGACTGGTGGTCATCGGGGGTGACGCGGCGGGCATGTCCGCCGCGTCGCAGGCCCGCAGGCTGAAGGGGCCGGACGCGCTGGAGATCGTCGCCTTCGAGCGCGGCCACTTCACCTCGTACTCCGCCTGCGGCATCCCGTACTGGGTGAGCGGTGACGTGGAGCGGCGCGAGGACCTGATCGCCCGTACCCCCGAGGAGCACCGGGGGCGGGACATCGATCTGCGGATGCGGACCGAGGTGACGGAGCTCGACGTGGCGGGGCGCCGGGTGAGGGCGCTGGACCGGGAGAGCGGGACGACGTACTGGACGGGCTTCGACAAGCTGGTGATCGCCACCGGGGCCCGTCCGGTGCGCCCGGAGCTGCCCGGTATGGACGCGCCCGGGGTGCACGGGCTGCAGACCCTGGACGACGGGCAGGCGCTCCTGGACTCGCTGGACGCCCTGGGTTCCGGCACGGGACGGCGGGCGGTCGTGGTGGGCGCCGGGTACATCGGCGTCGAGATGGCCGAGGCGATGCTCAAGCGGGGCTTCGAGGTGACCGTCCTCAACCGGGGCGAGCAGCCGATGGCCACGCTCGACCCGGACATGGGGCGGCTCGTCCACGAGGCGATGGACGGCCTGGGCATCACCACGGTCAACGGGGCGGCGGTCACCGGCATTCTCACGGGTCCCGACGGCCGGGTGAGCGAGGTGGCGACGGACGCGCGGACGTATCCGGCGGACGTGGTGGTCCTCGGCATCGGCGTCGAACCGGAGACGGCGCTCGCGCAGGAGGCGGGTCTCCCCGTCGGACCGCACGGCGGACTGCTCACCGATCTGTCGATGCGGGTCGTGGGCCACGAGAACATCTGGGCGGGTGGCGACTGCGTGGAGGTCCTGGACCTGGTGGCGGGCCGCACCCGCCACATCGCGCTGGGCACCCACGCCAACAAGCACGGCCAGGTGATCGGTTCCAACGCCGGGGGCGGCTACGGCACGTTCCCGGGCGTGGTCGGTACGGCGGTGAGCAAGGTCTGCGATCTGGAGATCGCCCGGACCGGGCTGCGCGAGAAGGACGCCCGCGCGGTCGGGCTGCGCTATGTCACGGCGACCATCGAGTCGACGCAGCGGGCGGGTTACTACCCGGGGGCGAAGCCGATGACGGTGAAGATGATCGCGGAGCACCGTACGGGACGGCTGCTCGGGGTGCAGATCGTCGGGCGCGAGGGGTCGGCGAAGCGCGTGGACGTGGCGGCGGTGGCGCTGACGGCCGGGATGACGGTGGAGCAGATGACCGCGCTCGACCTGGGCTACGCCCCGCCGTTCTCACCGGTGTGGGACCCGGTGCTGGTGGCGGCCCGCAAGACGGTGGCGGCGGTGCGGGGCGCGGGGAGCTGA
- the hemQ gene encoding hydrogen peroxide-dependent heme synthase, producing MSAPETVTSSKSPNAGKKAKDLNEVIRYTLWSVFKLRDVLPLDRAGYADEVQELFDQLAAKDVTVRGTYDLSGLRADADLMIWWHAETSDQLQDAYNLFRRTKLGRALDPVWSNMALHRPAEFNKSHIPAFLADETPRDYISVYPFVRSYDWYLLPDEDRRRMLADHGKMARGYPDVRANTVASFSLGDYEWILAFEADELYRIVDLMRHLRASEARLHVREEVPFYTGRRKSVHDLVAGLA from the coding sequence ATGAGTGCCCCTGAGACTGTGACATCAAGCAAGAGTCCGAACGCCGGAAAGAAGGCCAAGGACCTCAACGAGGTCATCCGCTACACCCTGTGGTCGGTCTTCAAGCTGCGCGACGTGCTGCCGCTGGACCGCGCGGGGTACGCCGACGAGGTCCAGGAGCTGTTCGACCAGCTCGCGGCCAAGGACGTCACCGTCCGCGGCACCTACGACCTCTCCGGTCTCCGCGCCGACGCCGACCTCATGATCTGGTGGCACGCCGAGACCTCGGACCAGCTCCAGGACGCGTACAACCTCTTCAGGCGCACGAAGCTCGGCCGCGCGCTCGACCCGGTCTGGTCGAACATGGCGCTGCACCGCCCGGCCGAGTTCAACAAGTCGCACATCCCGGCGTTCCTCGCCGACGAGACGCCCCGCGACTACATCAGCGTCTACCCCTTCGTCCGGTCCTACGACTGGTATCTGCTCCCCGACGAGGACCGCCGCCGCATGCTGGCGGACCACGGCAAGATGGCCCGGGGCTACCCTGACGTCCGCGCCAACACCGTCGCCTCGTTCTCGCTCGGCGACTACGAGTGGATCCTCGCCTTCGAGGCGGACGAGCTCTACCGCATCGTCGACCTGATGCGCCACCTGCGCGCCTCCGAGGCACGGCTCCACGTGCGCGAGGAGGTCCCGTTCTACACGGGTCGCAGGAAGAGCGTCCACGACCTGGTGGCCGGGCTCGCATAG